From one Deinococcus depolymerans genomic stretch:
- a CDS encoding DUF4384 domain-containing protein yields MKKAALLLAALATVTLGTPATAAPRLSAQSIIVNPVPTDLSVRVWVDRDPGGNGTPTYRVGEPIRIATTVNEDAYVYLFNVNPDGTTDQILPNHLSGTHYVRAGQTRTFPAPGDNFVFNVSGPRGLNKVLVIASRTELNLDQLSSYRAGDAFATVKPTTTPGFAQALSIVVNPVTQPVPQQNWTSDTVRYTVGR; encoded by the coding sequence ATGAAGAAAGCTGCCCTGCTCCTCGCCGCCCTCGCCACCGTCACCCTGGGCACGCCCGCCACCGCCGCACCCAGACTCAGCGCGCAGAGCATCATCGTCAACCCCGTCCCCACCGACCTCAGCGTCCGCGTGTGGGTGGACCGCGACCCCGGCGGCAACGGCACGCCCACCTACCGCGTCGGCGAACCCATCCGCATCGCCACCACCGTCAACGAGGACGCCTACGTCTACCTGTTCAACGTCAACCCGGACGGCACCACCGACCAGATCCTCCCCAACCACCTCAGCGGCACCCACTACGTCCGCGCCGGACAGACCCGCACCTTCCCCGCGCCCGGCGACAACTTCGTGTTCAACGTCAGCGGCCCACGCGGCCTGAACAAGGTCCTGGTCATCGCCAGCCGCACCGAACTGAACCTCGACCAGCTCAGCTCCTACCGCGCAGGCGACGCGTTCGCCACCGTGAAACCCACCACCACCCCCGGCTTCGCGCAGGCCCTGAGCATCGTCGTGAACCCCGTCACGCAGCCCGTCCCGCAGCAGAACTGGACCAGCGACACCGTCCGCTACACCGTCGGCCGCTGA